One window from the genome of Pseudanabaena yagii GIHE-NHR1 encodes:
- a CDS encoding DUF1517 domain-containing protein, with translation MRKPSFHFLATTLLTFATIQAIALGYRDRQLDALLQQDQQAYAKSSAGRSSGGSFTRSAPSSSSSKSSSSSSSSSTSKPSSPSNSSSSSSPSSPSSSSDKDSFSSNQRPSSGNTIVAPVIIDNGYSRPNYSNPNSYYAPYSSSSTGTPWYVWLILLLIGGTITYFIIRALFFGSKPSVAKELENDTVTVTKLQVALLSQAREVQSRLTELSLEVDTDTSEGLLTLLQESALALIRTPENWTHVCSSSQSVKRDQAEGVFQKLSLAERSKFSHESLVNVGGRVSQRQAPIASPDKDPSAYIVVTLLIGTEHDKPLFGEIRNTQELRTALEAIAAIPDTHLLVFELLWSPQADSDSLTYDELLTEYTDMIQI, from the coding sequence ATGCGTAAGCCAAGCTTCCATTTTTTAGCTACTACATTACTGACATTTGCGACAATTCAGGCGATCGCTCTGGGGTATAGAGATCGCCAGCTAGATGCATTGCTTCAGCAAGATCAACAAGCCTACGCTAAAAGTAGTGCGGGACGCAGTAGTGGCGGCTCTTTTACTCGTTCAGCACCTTCGAGCTCTAGCAGTAAGTCATCCTCGTCTTCCAGTTCCAGTAGTACCTCTAAACCTTCCAGTCCCAGCAATTCATCTAGTTCATCATCTCCATCAAGCCCTAGCAGTTCATCTGATAAAGACTCCTTTAGCTCAAATCAGCGACCATCATCAGGTAATACCATCGTTGCTCCTGTAATTATTGATAATGGTTATTCTCGTCCTAACTATTCCAACCCTAATTCCTATTACGCACCCTATAGCTCTAGTTCAACTGGCACGCCTTGGTATGTCTGGCTAATTCTGTTACTAATTGGCGGCACGATTACTTACTTTATTATTCGAGCGCTATTTTTTGGATCTAAGCCTAGTGTTGCCAAAGAGTTAGAGAATGACACTGTTACCGTTACTAAGCTCCAAGTTGCACTCCTGTCTCAAGCGCGTGAAGTCCAATCTCGGTTAACTGAGTTAAGCCTAGAAGTGGATACGGATACTTCCGAAGGCTTACTGACTCTATTACAAGAATCTGCCCTCGCATTGATTCGCACGCCCGAAAATTGGACGCATGTTTGCAGTAGTTCTCAATCGGTAAAGCGCGATCAAGCTGAAGGAGTTTTTCAAAAACTTTCTCTCGCCGAACGTAGCAAATTTAGCCATGAATCTTTAGTTAATGTCGGCGGTAGGGTTTCCCAACGCCAAGCCCCGATCGCTTCTCCTGATAAAGACCCATCGGCATATATTGTCGTCACCTTGCTGATCGGCACAGAACATGACAAGCCACTCTTTGGCGAAATTAGAAATACTCAAGAGCTACGCACCGCTTTAGAAGCGATCGCTGCTATACCTGACACGCATTTACTAGTATTTGAGCTGCTCTGGTCTCCCCAAGCGGATTCTGACAGTCTCACCTATGACGAGCTACTCACTGAATACACCGACATGATTCAGATCTAA
- a CDS encoding ion transporter, with protein MSMLRQKISFYLDDLATPIGKLINIAIALLVLASATSFVAQTYPIPDVTRYRLNLLDDIILGIFVFEYFLRLWCAEEKLKYLFSLYAIVDLLAILPFFLGAIDVTFIRLLRWFRILRLIRLVESRSLFVNKTEDIAILLRILFTLFAIVFVFSGLIYQIEHPTNPKFHNFLDAFYFSIFTMTTVGYSDVMPKSDAGKLTTVIMVLTGIALIPVQLGELFKRLIKTANQSDRFGEMKDITCSGCGLSLHDADAQFCKVCGTKI; from the coding sequence TTGTCTATGCTAAGACAGAAAATCAGCTTTTATCTTGATGACCTTGCCACCCCGATTGGCAAATTAATTAACATTGCGATCGCCTTGCTCGTTCTTGCCTCCGCCACCAGCTTTGTCGCTCAAACTTACCCAATTCCTGATGTTACGCGCTATCGACTCAATTTACTAGATGACATCATTCTGGGGATCTTTGTCTTTGAATATTTTCTGCGCCTGTGGTGCGCCGAAGAAAAGCTGAAATATTTATTTAGTCTCTATGCAATCGTCGATCTTTTAGCGATTTTGCCATTCTTTTTAGGCGCGATCGATGTGACCTTCATTCGGCTTCTGCGGTGGTTTCGGATTTTGCGTCTCATTCGCTTAGTGGAGTCACGATCGCTATTTGTCAACAAGACCGAAGATATCGCGATTTTATTGAGAATACTGTTTACGCTATTTGCGATCGTCTTTGTCTTTTCAGGATTGATTTACCAGATCGAGCATCCGACTAATCCCAAATTTCATAACTTCCTTGATGCCTTTTATTTCTCCATTTTTACAATGACAACCGTGGGCTATAGTGATGTGATGCCCAAATCCGATGCAGGGAAACTTACAACTGTAATCATGGTACTTACGGGGATTGCCCTCATTCCTGTACAGTTAGGGGAACTGTTTAAGCGCTTGATTAAAACTGCTAATCAAAGCGATCGCTTTGGTGAAATGAAGGATATTACCTGCTCTGGTTGTGGCTTATCTTTACACGATGCCGATGCTCAGTTTTGCAAGGTATGTGGGACTAAGATTTAA
- a CDS encoding lipid-A-disaccharide synthase-related protein, with product MEILCISNGHGEDLIAARICIELEKLGFSAIALPLVGVGHAYTKANIPIADQVTQAMPSGGFVRMDSRQLARDVKSGLVGLTSKQLGFAWKWSRGGRRGKRLILAVGDIVPLLFAWLPAKLGGCDFVFVATAKSEYFWRDRQGYLPHVKKPFGGSNFFPWERTLMSSSHCKAVFVRDLLTAEILNKEFKLPAIYLANSMMDGLEPKGIDFGIGENDWAVAILPGSRSPEAYENWMTLMLCAQVVARTIPHDVHFLVAIAPDLDLEIIGQSIIQKGWLRIDETTFKVQNARLILLREGFSDCLHQCHLGLAMAGTATEQLVGLGKPVITIAGNGPQFTRKFAEEQADLLGCSVNLIDKPAQVADVLNSILQDPDYFQEVSRNGLERMGQAGASASIAKYIAEKIY from the coding sequence GTGGAAATTTTATGTATTAGTAACGGACATGGTGAAGATCTCATCGCTGCCCGTATTTGCATTGAACTGGAAAAATTAGGATTTTCAGCGATCGCTTTGCCACTTGTGGGCGTGGGTCATGCCTATACTAAAGCCAATATCCCAATTGCCGATCAAGTTACTCAGGCAATGCCATCGGGGGGATTTGTCCGCATGGATAGCCGTCAACTCGCCCGTGATGTCAAAAGTGGATTAGTGGGACTAACTAGTAAACAATTAGGCTTTGCATGGAAATGGTCACGGGGAGGACGCAGGGGCAAGAGATTGATTTTAGCGGTGGGTGATATTGTGCCATTGCTATTTGCATGGTTACCAGCCAAGTTGGGTGGGTGCGATTTTGTCTTTGTCGCCACCGCCAAGTCTGAATATTTTTGGCGCGATCGCCAAGGCTATTTGCCCCATGTCAAAAAGCCCTTCGGCGGCTCCAATTTTTTCCCTTGGGAACGCACTCTAATGAGCAGCAGTCATTGCAAGGCTGTATTTGTCCGTGATTTGCTCACTGCGGAAATACTGAATAAAGAGTTTAAATTGCCTGCGATTTATCTTGCAAATTCGATGATGGATGGGCTAGAACCAAAGGGAATTGATTTTGGCATTGGCGAAAATGACTGGGCTGTGGCGATTTTACCTGGTTCGAGATCGCCAGAAGCCTATGAAAATTGGATGACCCTGATGCTTTGCGCTCAGGTTGTAGCAAGAACAATTCCCCATGATGTGCATTTTTTAGTAGCGATAGCCCCAGATTTAGATCTAGAAATAATCGGACAGAGCATCATTCAAAAAGGTTGGCTACGCATTGATGAAACTACTTTTAAAGTCCAAAATGCGCGGCTAATTTTATTGCGTGAGGGGTTTAGCGATTGCTTGCATCAATGTCATTTGGGTTTGGCAATGGCAGGTACAGCAACGGAGCAACTAGTGGGCTTAGGCAAGCCAGTAATCACGATCGCAGGAAATGGTCCTCAATTTACGCGCAAGTTCGCAGAAGAACAGGCTGATTTATTAGGATGCTCAGTAAACCTGATCGATAAACCTGCACAAGTTGCCGATGTCCTCAATAGCATTCTGCAAGATCCCGACTATTTTCAAGAAGTTAGTCGCAATGGTTTGGAAAGAATGGGGCAAGCTGGAGCATCGGCAAGTATTGCTAAATATATTGCCGAGAAAATTTACTAA